From a region of the Streptomyces sp. NBC_00193 genome:
- a CDS encoding ABC transporter ATP-binding protein, protein MTTPDVQRSRRAGSDILRTAIRRNVGAMVWGTVLMGLYQAGETAFPIALGLIVDHTMRERSLGALALSIAALAVIITTVSLSWRFGMRILQKANTTEAHHWRVRVASCGLQPVARDVDLKSGEVLTIATEDADQTSDIVEVVPMLISSSVAVLVAAVALSLADLRLGLLVMIGTIAILSTLSVMSKRIGSSTQEQQARVARAGAKVADLITGLRPLHGFGGNHAAFRSYRKVSTEAKEQAITVAKVNGAYTGTALALNSTLAAAVTLTAGWLAFDGQISIGELVMAVGLAQFIMEPLRLFSDMPKYVMMARASAERMALVLSAPPVAAPGTARPATGGDLEIDCVRYESLQGLKFHVPAGQFTAIAVYQPRAAAELASILAVNVPPASYGGTVRLGGQDLADLSVEAVRELMLVNPYDGEIFAGTLRTNIDPSGTSRTVPEAVEASMLTDVVALHRQGLDYEVRDRGSNLSGGQRQRLSLARALAADSDVLVLRDPTTAVDAVTEQLVARKIAELRRGRTTVVITSSPALLDAADRVLVLDDGVVTAEGTHRHLLANDPAYCAAVTR, encoded by the coding sequence ATGACAACTCCTGACGTCCAGAGATCCCGCCGCGCGGGATCCGACATCCTCCGGACCGCCATACGGCGCAACGTCGGCGCCATGGTCTGGGGCACCGTCCTCATGGGCCTGTACCAGGCGGGCGAGACGGCCTTCCCGATCGCGCTCGGCCTGATCGTCGACCACACGATGCGCGAACGGAGCCTGGGGGCGCTCGCCCTCTCGATCGCCGCGCTGGCCGTGATCATCACGACGGTGTCGCTGTCGTGGCGGTTCGGGATGCGCATCCTGCAGAAGGCCAACACGACCGAGGCCCACCACTGGAGGGTGCGGGTCGCGTCCTGCGGCCTCCAGCCGGTGGCCCGGGACGTGGACCTCAAGTCCGGCGAGGTGCTCACCATCGCCACCGAGGACGCCGACCAGACCTCCGACATCGTCGAGGTCGTGCCGATGCTGATCAGCTCCTCGGTCGCGGTGCTGGTCGCGGCGGTCGCGCTGAGCCTGGCGGACCTGCGGCTCGGCCTGCTGGTCATGATCGGGACGATCGCGATCCTGTCGACCCTCAGCGTGATGTCGAAGCGGATCGGCAGCAGCACCCAGGAGCAGCAGGCCCGGGTGGCGCGGGCGGGTGCCAAGGTCGCCGACCTGATCACCGGCCTGCGTCCGCTGCACGGCTTCGGCGGCAACCACGCGGCCTTCCGGTCCTACCGGAAGGTCAGCACGGAGGCCAAGGAGCAGGCGATCACGGTCGCCAAGGTGAACGGCGCCTACACGGGCACCGCGCTGGCCCTGAACTCGACCCTCGCCGCCGCGGTCACCCTGACCGCCGGCTGGCTGGCCTTCGACGGGCAGATCAGCATCGGTGAGCTCGTCATGGCCGTGGGCCTGGCGCAGTTCATCATGGAGCCGCTCCGGCTCTTCTCGGACATGCCCAAGTACGTGATGATGGCGCGCGCTTCGGCGGAGCGGATGGCCCTGGTGCTGTCCGCCCCGCCGGTGGCGGCCCCCGGGACGGCCCGCCCGGCGACCGGCGGGGACCTGGAGATCGACTGCGTCCGCTACGAGTCCCTGCAGGGCCTGAAGTTCCACGTCCCGGCGGGCCAGTTCACGGCGATCGCGGTCTACCAGCCGCGGGCGGCGGCCGAACTCGCCTCGATCCTGGCGGTGAACGTGCCGCCGGCCTCGTACGGCGGCACGGTGCGGCTCGGCGGGCAGGACCTCGCGGACCTGTCGGTCGAGGCGGTCCGCGAACTGATGCTGGTGAACCCGTACGACGGGGAGATCTTCGCGGGAACCCTCCGGACGAACATCGACCCGTCGGGCACCAGCCGGACGGTGCCCGAGGCCGTCGAGGCCTCCATGCTGACCGACGTCGTCGCCCTGCACCGCCAGGGACTCGACTACGAGGTCCGCGACCGCGGTTCGAACCTCTCCGGCGGGCAGCGCCAGCGGCTCTCGCTGGCCCGGGCACTGGCCGCTGACTCCGACGTGCTGGTGCTGCGGGACCCGACCACGGCCGTGGACGCGGTCACCGAGCAGCTCGTCGCACGCAAGATCGCGGAGCTGCGCCGGGGCCGCACCACCGTGGTCATCACCAGCAGCCCGGCCCTGCTCGACGCGGCCGACCGGGTCCTCGTCCTGGACGACGGGGTGGTCACGGCCGAAGGGACGCACCGTCACCTGCTGGCCAACGACCCGGCGTACTGCGCGGCGGTCACGCGGTGA